The Orcinus orca chromosome 1, mOrcOrc1.1, whole genome shotgun sequence DNA window AGTTCCATGTATAGCCCTTCAGTGGCAGCTTCTGCTTCCTGCCTCTCAGAATGCCTGCTCCTGGAAACCTCCTTCTTGGAACCCAGCTGACATGCTGTGAGGAGCCCAAGGCACGTGCAGAGGCCACAGGTAGATGTGCTAGCTGACAGCCCCAGCTGTGCTCAAAACTGACAGCCAAGTGTCACTAGGCAGCCACGTGAGTGAGCCACTGGGGGCGCCCAGGCCAGCTGAGCCTTCAGATGCGAAGATCTGACCGAGACCACGCGACAGACAGCATCAAGGCACTAAGTCTTGGAGTAGTTGGTTACACAGGGATAGATAATCAGCACACTGGCCTTTGCTCCAGTGCTATCTTCCCAGTACTATTTTCCCAGTACTACACCAATCTAAACCTTCCTCTGTCATGAGACCCAACTGTCCCCTCCTCCCTAGGTCACCTCTTCCACCTCTGACTACTTATAATAATTGTCTGCACCAATCACAATGGCTTTGCAGTGAGATCCCTGGACCtacttttcctttaaaacatttaaaagtgtgCTCTAAACAGAAATGTTCTATCATTTCTGAAAATGGAAAACCAATGTCACTTGCCATCAACAGAAAGTaccaaaataaaatagatgaaacGGATCAATGTCATTAAACTCTAGCTGGACAGTGTTACCTCCCAAAGTGTCTGGGCCCAAGACTGGTCCTCCGTTAAAAAGATGAGCAAGTGTTGTAGCCAGACTCTGAGTTCCAGAATCTGGGTAGTTACAGCATACCAGCTTCCGGATTCCTGGATCACATGGCCATGGTTGTGTATCTTTAAATTCAACAGCTCCCGGCAGCCCTTGTGATTCCTTCACTTTCCTGATTACGGCAGGTGCCACAGCTCTCCAGTCTGGCCAGTTCTGTATTGTTTTGGAAGCCTCCAGcctttccaatattttaaaagaatgaggtgCATAAAATCCCTTCCTACCGAAAATGCCGAGTTCTGCTTCTGTTTCTTGCACTGACCCCTGACTTAAACACCCTGACTTCCCATTGCTCTTGCAGCACGTCCTGgacttgtttcttttattatttaggtATTTCCTTCATGAGTATTTTCAATGTGGGTCTCTGTGTATTCCACCTTCTAAGGCTTTATTTGCCTAAGAATATTTTTAGTATGACCTCATGTTTGAATGACAATTTGGCTGGCTTTAAAATTCTGGATTGAAAGGGTTCTTTTCTTTCAATTCTTATAATAACATTACTCTGATTTCCTGGATCAAGTGCTGTTACTGAGATGTATAATGTCAATCTGATTCTTGGCCCTTTGTAAGAGATGCTATTTCTTTGTCCTTCCTCTTTGTCCGTCATATTCTCGACTTTACCATGATATCTTTGtgtggatttttctttatttctactgTTGGCTACTCCATGAGTCCTTTCAATCtgagttcattcattttcctttaattctggAACATTTCATCTCCATTATTTCAATTCTTCCctattctccatttttctttttctctcctttagcGACACCTACTTCTACCCACCATctcttaggttttctttttcatttgttctctctttgtcttttcctGCATCCTGGGACAGTTCTCAATCTGATTTTCCTCTTTACTAGTTAGTTGTTAGTTCACTTGTATCCAACCTGATATTTATACCATCTATTGTGTCCTTTACTTTCAAGAGTATATCTTTCAGAGCTAATCTTTTGCCTTGGTTCTCTCCTGGACTTCTTGTCCTTGCGTTATTTTACAAATGTCTTCCCTTATCTTTTTAGGCATAATTATCGTGCTTTACTTCAAAATCTTGGTCCATCTACTTCAATCATTCTGCTTTAGATGACATATGCAGCTTGATTTATTGTCTTTCTTGTATAGTAGTTGTACTTCTAGGGCATCTGATTATTTTCGTGGGTGAATTCATGTCCCCCTGGGGGTATTTGCTCTTAGTCTGGTAATGTGCCCTGGGGGAGAGCCAAAGgcattaagaggaaaaaagatgagccccaggccagaGAGCCACAGACTCCCTCAGCCACCTCCTTCCTGTTGGCACTCTGCCTGTGTGTCTGTCAGGCTTCACCTTGGAGTTCCAGGGAGAAGCAGACTtggcaggaggtagactgcaggGATGCCACAggctggggtgggtggtggggttGGATGGGCATTGATGGGGGAGTGAATGCCTGAAGCTTGTCCTGCTTTGATCAGTCCCTTATTCCAGCAGGGCTTTGAGCTGCCCCAGACTCCCCCCAGGGCTGTAGCTGCCAACTTCTGCACTACAGAGGCAGGAGGTAGTGACTGTCCCAAGACAAGGAGCAGGGACAGGAAGTGGGTAAGCGTCCTAGAGAGCAGGACAGTGGAGAGGTCAgtccaccattcattcattccacactgAAAGTGTGTCTTTCCACACTTAAAGTTGTGCTGGGCGACCGGGAGACGGTGGGAAATGGACCCTGCCCTCGTGGAGGTCATGCTCTGAAAATGaaacagggaagagctaaatctGACTACagattggatctgtttcttttactttaacctttgctttcagTTGCTTTTGTTCATTAAAAGGATATtgtctatacataatggcctgccttggggaaccctgcccctcttcctgaatgttaaaccaaagtgcctttgttcagggaaacatccccgcgctgtccacctgtggatggctgcaagaaagaagaaattaacacgtCTGGTCaccgaggctggccattccaggggcaTCTGCAaatcttatggcctttttactttacttcctcacctccttcccctctctgttctataaaagaaaatggCATCGGAACCCAATAAGTTGGTTTTTCGGAGACATttgtctgccatcttctcggtctgccagctttctgaataaagtcgttaTTCCTCACCTCAATGtctccgatttattggcctgtcgtgcagcgAGCAGAgagagcttggactcggtaactaCAACGGTCTAGCAGACTCAGCTTAGTTCCCTACTAAGGTCCCTATCTTGGCACCTCCTTTTGGGCACCTCACTTAGTCttcctaagtctcagtttcttcatctgtaaaatggagatgagacAGTTCATGCCAAGTGATTAGCAAATGCCCAGCACATTGAGAGCTCTCAAAAATATgaattactgttgttattattactatgacCAATGATAATGTTTCTGGGGATTAGGTAGGAACTTGGAGCTGCtcccataaaataaatgaatcccCTTTTGTCCTCTGGGTAAACCAGTCACCCTTTAGGTCTGAGACTGGATAGAAGGCCAAGACGGGGTGTCTAGAATTTCCACAAAAGAGGATAGAGTGGTCTTGGCTCTTTGAAAAGTTTTGGTCAAGAAGTagcgaggggcttccctggtggcgtagtggttgagagtccgcctgccgatgcaggggacacgggttcgtgctccggtccgggaagatcccacgtgccgcggagcagctgggcccgtgagccatggccgctgagcctgcgcgcccggagcctgtgctccgcaacgggagaggccacaacagtgagacgcccgcgtaccgcaaaaaaaaaaacaaaacaagaagtagCGAGGCAGAAGGTGGGAGTTTGGTGGGGAGGTGAATAAAAAATCCAAGTTACATTTTCCAGAGACAACTATTAATACCACCATAGGCATTAAGATTTCAGATAACTAGTCCCTTTTCTACAGTTTcttgcttgttctttttttttttttaattactaaaggGCAGTACAGAGAGGAGGTTAGAACTTCCACGGCAGCGTGGGCGGGAATCTCAGCCTTGTTCCTCCCTAGCCTCAGGGCCTGCATCTCTCCTGGGCCCAGGAGACAGTGCCAGGGCTCACAATACTTTCCGGGGCTCACAAAAATGTTCTCATTTCTGtcaaaatcagaagaaaacaggAACTTTTAggttgaagaaaatgttttaatacacCAATGCAGTCATTAATATAACTGTTGATATGTTTTAGGGAGGAAGGGGTCCACGAAGGCAAAATTGCATCCCTGGTAAGCTCTGGGACCACCAGCAAGTGGTCTCTGAACCTTAGCAGGGACCAAGGGAATAATACTACTCACTTCCTGGGCTGCCGTGGGTGTTAAAGGGACTGAGGCATGTGGAGCATTTAGCGCTGTGTGGGCACCAGCAAACACAGGCTCTCAGCAAGCAGTCGTTAACCATTTATTTCCCTCTGAGACCTGCAGGCTAAAACCTTAGGGAACTTGGAGGAGGGTTAGGGGATTAGGGACAGCAGCAGGGGAACAAGTTACacaattgctttttattttgcacGACAGACTGAAAGAGATCATCGCCAGTGGAGGAACAGATGGAAGCTTCAAGGCCAGGCCATGTGTGCCGGAGTCTGCCAGAAACCAAACAGCAGGAAAAAGAGCTGAATTTCCAGCGCAGGCCCGAGGCAGGTGTTAGCCTTggagaatgagtgagtgaatgaatgatgaatggatTCTGGAGGAACTGAAAAATCCTGAGGCTTGTTGGCCCTAAAAGTTGGCTCGACAGGTCCCAAGACACAAGCTTCTCTGAAGGGGAAgggaaactaatatttattaagggaGGACTGCGGATAGTATCCTCTTTAATacattgggaaactgaggctcagagaggcgatGGGGCTTGACCAAGATCCCACAGCTCAAAAGCAGAGGCCTGtgtgcctgctctgtgccccagCCTCACTGCTGGCTGAGGCTGCCCTGGATGGAGCGAGGTGTGCTGGCAGTCCAGGGTCTGCACGGCTCCTTGAGATGCCAGGAGCTTCTAAGACCGTCCCCTCCACCTCCTGAAGCTGCCCGGGACGTACCATAGGATCTGGCAGCCCCACTGAGGGCCCCAACAGCTCAGGAGTATCTGGCCCAGGCAGGAGGCCCCTCACAACAGGCCTGGAAGCTGGCTGAAGAACGGGCCTCTCTGTCTTAGAGACTTGCAcaccctcttctccttccttagGCCAAACTGCAGCCAGCACCCCCAGGAGTTTCAAACCACATGATAGGTTCCAGCCCAGCTGCCACTGGCCCTGCCCCCTCAACTCTTACCTACACCCAGCCCTGCTCAGGAATCCAGAGACCTGCTGGCAGGCTCCTGCCTTGGCACAgtccccttcccctcttcctgcccCCTCCTGCCCACCGAGGATCTTTCCTCCTGATAAGGAATTCCTCTGAAAGAAGGCAAAGAGGGATCCACCCTACCAGATCCCAAAGCAAAGTGCGGGATGCCAGAAGCCCAGATGTCAATGACTGCATCAGGAGGCCAGATGGATGGAGATGGGGAGCCCAACAGGGCGGTGCGCTCGGCGCTTGGAGGTTGTCCAGGAGAAACAAACACGCCGCTGCTCCTGGGCTGCCTTCAGAGGCGCTCGCATGGCAGCATGCAGGGGGCATCTTAACACAGGCACTGCTGGCCAGTAATACTTAGCCTAGTTTAGAGAGGTTcctattttagattatttttctccaatatcaaacatacatcttttaaaaagtaaagtgaaCATACATAATTTGGGGTCTATTTTCATcatatgaggttttttttttaattaaaaggttTATTGGGCAACTTAAATCCACtttaccattctttttttaatcttccattCCATTTTATTGGAAGATTGGAAAGTAAGGAGAAATGTTGCAGGATTTACAAATCTCAGAGACTCTCAAAGCCCACTGTAGTGACAAAGCACTTGGACTAGGAGACTTGAGGTCTCCCCTAACCCTCCATTGACCGAGTGTATCTCATCCTCTCCGGACCCGTCTTCTCACCTTTAAATGGAGGGAGCCCTCTGTTACCTTTAAGGGTCTCTGTAGCTCCTACCTtctgtgaccctgagccccaggagcAATGGGATGGGGATCAGCCTGGATGTTGCCTTCCTCCTCTCAAAGCCCCGGGGGTCTGACTGTCAAGGGCAGTAGGGCTGGGAGCAGCAGCAAAGTGCCTAGGCCTACCCCTGAGGTGTAAATGTCTACTAGCAGTGGATTCTTCCCTGAGAAAAGACGCAGATGGTGGCAGGAGAGAGGGTGGAGGCACAGAACCTGTGACAGGGGGAGACGTACCCTTCAAGCTGTGGGGTAGGGATCAGACAGGGGAAAAAGAACTTGTGGTGCTTACATCAGTTCTGTCAGGGGGTGCTCTCCTCTCTCAGCGCCAAGAGCCCCAGTCCTCAGCCCAGGTTTGTGCATCCCACAGACATTCACTGAGTGCCCACCACGTGCCGGACACTGTCGTAGGTGGGGATGCAGCAAGGAAGGAGGCAGGCTTGCTCCCTGTTCCCATAGAGTTTACAGTCGGTGGGAAACACAGACATTAAATGATTAGGAGCAGTTATGGAAAGTGCTAAAAGGAGAAGCTTTGAACTCGGCTCTTTTGAGGAATACAGTGCCTCCCATCTCCTCTTGATGTGTTCCCCCAAATCTCTCACCTCCACTTCAGATCTTTGCTTCTCACGGACTCCTAGTCACCACAGGGAGATGGAAACCCAATGAGGCTGCCTGCCAGGATGTCAGACAGGCTGAAGGTCCCTAACTTTGCTAAGAGTGGCTCCACCTCAAGGACATAGCTCCCTCCCAGCCCGAGGCATCAGTGGCCACTGTCCACAGGGGTGATAACGGGTGTGCGAACCGGCCACGGGGATAAGCTTTGAATCCACTGCAGCAGATTCCCCCAGAGACCCAACACGTTCCCCTAGCCCAACTCACTGTGAGCCTGGCTCAGCACACACACAGTAGTTGGCCCGCCTGGTACCACACTGCCCCCTTCAgctacctcaccaccagccaggAGACAGCAGGACAAGGTGAGGAATGTCCCACCCCCATGAAGGGGCCATGGGAGTCCCTTTCCCTTTTCATCTTCTGTTCCCATCAGGTACCCACAGTCCTTTGCTGTGTCTTCCCCGCCGCCCCTTACCCCTGTAATTTGGAGGTGGACACTTAGAGGATGTGAGAAAGGTATTTGACCTACCTAGAGTCCCAGCCCCTTCATCTACGCCCATGTGGCTGCTGGGACTCAGGATTCCAGGATTTTGTGTGCCCTCCCTACCTCTGTGCTCTGGATGAGCTTATCATATTACTCCCCTGCCCCCCATAAGAAGGGGTGCCCCAAATCTGTTACTCTGGGCTTATCTTAATCTGTTACACTGCTCCATCCACCTAAACAACCGTCTCCTACATCATCCCATCTGTTAGGATCTGATCATCTCTAAATTCACTGCTATTTATTGACTACTTACCACATGCCAACTTTGTACTACATACTCattcattgttcattcattcaaccaatatgtAGTGagacctactatatgccaggcaccataTAATCGTGAACCAAATAGACATGGCCCCTGCCCCCAAGAAGCTacagcctagggcttccctggtggcgcagtggttaagaatccgcctgccaatgcaggggacacaggttcaagccctggtccgggaagatcccacatgccgcggagcaactaagcccacgcaccacagctactgagcccacgtgccacaactactgaagcccacgcacctagagcccgcgctccgcaacagagaagccatggcaacaaagagtagcccccactctcagcaactagagaaaaccggcgtgcagcaacgaagacccagtacagccaaaaattaaataaatgaataaataaataaatttatgtattaaaaaaagaagctacAGTCTAGTGGAAATTAACAGCTTATATTTACGGAGTGCCTATAATATACAGACCTTgtactaagcactttatatggaCTACCCGACACTCTGTCAAAGAAATTGTTTCAATTACGGAGCAAAGGGAACTGTAGAGAAATGCAGGGTCCTGCCCAAGACTAAGTTATTGGCCACCTAAGGGGCAAGGCAGAGATTCCAATGCCCAGGTTGACTGATTCTAAAGCACCAGCACTATGCTTTCTTTCCCACCCCTACTCaatcccacctcctccaggcacCCCTCCAGATCCTCGTCCCAAACTAGACGGCTTCCTTGGTCCCTCTAAGCCTGCTCTAGTATTTGACACACCCATGTCCTCCTCCTGCCAGATATCCAGCCCACAGAACGTGTCCCCACCTCTTTCCTCTGGAGCAGCTAGTCCAGTGAGCCACCCGGGAGCTGCTGAGTTTGCTGATCTGAGCTAGAACACTGGTTTTCTCCCCCTGCTGTGGGTTTTCATCGCAGATCTTCCTCCTGGAGGGGTCTCCGCACAGGGCTCACCCATTCAGacgcccatttcacagatgaagccAACACAGGTCCTGAGTGGTTCAAAATCCCTTTACCTCCTGGCTGGCCGAGTCCGCTCCCTTTTCTTCCGGGGAGTCTCGGACCCTTAGCCGGAGGCTTGGTGAGAGGGGTGGGACAAGGAAACGACCTGCCTGCTGGATGCCCGTAATATCAACCCCCCAAACGCAGGCTGGCGCTCGGGGCACTTCTCCGCGAGGGCCGAGCTTGCTCGGCACTCCGGGCACCTGTACGCATGCCCCATCCCCATTTCCAAAACCCGCAAAAGGTGACCgatatccctccctccaccccggcCACCGCCCACCGCCCTCGCGCGCAGACCCCAGGCACCCCTTCCAACGCAGGTGGGGGTGGGACTGGGAACTCCTCACTCTCCCTCTCCCGTCACCCCTCCGCGGAGCGCGGCAGGTGGACAGcgagccgctgagcctgagccGGGCCGCCCGTGCCCCCCGCAGACCCGGCGTCCCCGGCGTCCCGCGCCTCCTACCTGCTCGGGGGAGCCCTGCGCTCCGGCCGCCGCCCGCTCCGCCTCCCGCCGGTGCCACCACAGCAGCCCCGGCTCCGGCCGTCCGGGATCCAGCCCCCGGCTCCGCCCCGCCCCGTGCAGGTGATCCCGGGGAGGGGCCGACTTGCCCCCACGGTCCCTGCCTCGGGGGCCGTCCTGGGGGCGTCAGGACGCTGGGGGCGCCTCGGGACGCTGGCTGGGCGGCGCCTCATCGCAGTGTCCTCGCGCTTCTCCTGGCCTGAGTCCTTCTTGAGATTCCAATTCTGgcacacccacccccacccccaggcgcTCAGCGCACCAAGGCCACGTCTCCCAGGTCAGACTTCTGCCAGGGCAGAAGGGGAGAAGGGGCCTTACAAATAAACCAGGCCGGGTGTGAGCTGCAGGGGGTTTGTgtaggtgtctttttttttttttaatttataatatttatagccttttcttttttggctgcactgggtcttcgttgctgtgcgcgggctttctgtagttgcagtgagcaggggctactcttccctgcggtgcgcgggcttctcattgcggtgtcttctctttgttgcggagcacaggctctaggcacgtgggcttcagtagttgcagcacacgggctcagtcgttgtggctcatgggctctagaacgcaggctcagtagttgtggcgcacgggcttagttgctctgtggcgtgtgggatcttcccaggccagggctcgaacccgtgtcccctgcattggcaggcggattcttaaccactgcaactttttttttttttttttttttacatttcactgAGAACTTTTTATGAGCCTTTTGGATAGAAACGGGAATTTATTTGCCAGGAAGGATGATCCCATCATACTTCTGCTGGAACCAGCGCATGGCCTCCTCTTTGCTGATTCTGTGTTTGGCCCCAATGCAGCCTGTCCTGTGCTTCTTGTCTACGATGCTGAAACCTGGCCTACCCAGCACCACACAGAAGTCCAGGCCGTAGATACCAATGCTTGGGTCATATTTGATCCCCAGATCGATGTGTTCTTGGATCCCAAATCCAAAGTTCCCAGTGTCTGAgaagttattttttcttaactCATACTCTCGCACCTTCAGACCTTTCTCCAGGATTTCTTCTGCCTTGGCCCCACGGACTGCGCAATGGACggcaattttttcatttcttctgatgCCAAAGGATCTGATGGTGTATCTAGCTTTGGAGAACACAGGGGTCTGGCCTGTGAGCTGCTCCAGCACCTTGGCTGCCCGGGTCAGCCTGTCTCCACTCTCCCCCACGCAGATGTTGAGGCAGAGCTTGCGGATGCGAAGTTCCCGCATGGGGTTCTCCTTCTCCCCTTGATCCTGCGCCATGACgggaaacaggaagagaaagtgagacttctctttttttttttcatattaaacttGTAGTTTTATTCAGGtttgatttttaacaaatgtGTCGGGGAGAGAGCCCGCAGGAAAGGGTGAAGCCCATGGGGGCAGGGCCCTCCCAGATGCCTGAGGAGGGGGcaggtcccctcccctctcctcctcttcccttcccatcTAAAGGGATTTGGGGAGAGACAtaggcaggggagggggctggtccCCAGTCTGTGGGGGTGGTGCTTGGGAAAAAGGGCTATTGGGGAATAAGGGACCAGACCAGGGATGAGTGGGGGAAGGGCACAGAATCCACAGCTTTCTGATTCCAgattgaattaaaaaacaaaacaaaacaaaacaaacctaaacCACAAGCAGCACCCGCCCGGTCTCCCCTACCAGGGCTGTAGTGcgaggggagaagaggaggggcaGCTTCACCAAGGCCGTGGTTCACTCACTCCTGGCCAAGGGAGCAGGGTGAAGGGCAGGGGCTCCCCGGCAGACTGAGGGTGTAGgggaaaccaaaataaaatgtcaaataaattgTGTGGGAGGAGTCCAGCCAAGGGCAGGGCCAGAGCTGGGCCAGGCTCGGGGAGGGGGCCTCTGCAGGCTGGAGGATCACTGCTGCCACCACAGCCACCCTGGGAGCCAGTTATTTGGCCATGGCCTTGACTGCAGCAGCTGCGTCCTCTGTCGTGGCAGACAGCACCGTGATCAGTATCTCTTCTCCACCGTCGTACTTCTGCTCAATCTCCTTGCCAGGATCTCCCTCAGGCAGACGGAGGTCCTCTCGCACCTCCCCGCTGTCTTGGAGCAGTGATAGATACCCATCCTGGATGCAATCAGCTGGAAATCGTTCCTTTTGATGCTGGGGACATCCATATTATGAGTTGATGGGCAGATATCGTCATATTTCTTCCCAGTAAAGATGTCAAGACCAACCAGATGGACCTTGGCATGGCCGTGCTGGCCCGTCTTGGAGGCTGACATCTCCACAATCTTACATGGCCGGCCTTTGGGCACCACAAAGACATTCTTACGTAAAGCTGAGCGCTGCATTGGGAAGGTGGCTGAGGCCCCTGCATCTCCTGTCTCGAAGTCCAAATCATCTGCCATTTTAAGAGGCTTCGATTCCAGCTCGCGCGAATGCACTGACTCGACCCCGTTCACTCGCGGCGAGCCCAACCGCTGCCTCAGagcccgctgccgccgccgctgctgcacACGGGTCTTAATTAAGTGGGATTGTGCTGATTTGATGGAAGGCTTTGCGGGGAGGTTGGGGTCTAGACAATCACAGAATCTTACACCAGGAGGTTTGCCGGCTAGCAAATGTCAAAAACTCCGCCCTGTAGAATCCTGCAGTTTCTGGCATCAGACTGGTTTACGGCTGGATCCCTGGAGCCCAGCACTCTATCCCGGGCACACGATGGGCCCtccattaatatttataaaaagagagGAGAGATCTTAGGGGGTCTCTTAGGGGATCTCCCCGTTTAcaaacaggaaactgaggcccaggaagcagaggtaagttgcccaaaatcacacagcaggGGAGCGACAGAATCAAGAGTACAGCCAGGTTTCCCCattgtattttcaaattatttctagaAAGTGTTTGGTTTGGGGCTTAATGCTTTGTCACTGGTGCCTGTGAGATGCTGTCAAAGCCTTGATAACTTCCTCCCAAGTTGGCTGAAAACAGAGAGAGCCCACTGTGTTTTAACAGGCAGCTCAGGTGGTGT harbors:
- the LOC101286525 gene encoding 60S ribosomal protein L11-like; this translates as MAQDQGEKENPMRELRIRKLCLNICVGESGDRLTRAAKVLEQLTGQTPVFSKARYTIRSFGIRRNEKIAVHCAVRGAKAEEILEKGLKVREYELRKNNFSDTGNFGFGIQEHIDLGIKYDPSIGIYGLDFCVVLGRPGFSIVDKKHRTGCIGAKHRISKEEAMRWFQQKYDGIILPGK